The genomic window ATAAACATTGACCTTCTTATAAAAAGCCAGAATAATGAATGAGACGATGATGATGAACAAAATGAGATTGCCCGATACGGAAGAAATGGTGTTGATCTGTTCCTGCGGGATCGTGGAAAAATACCAGATGATGCCCGATACCAGGAGGGTAAATCCTCCTAAATATACCAGGATAACTTTGTTGAACAGGTTGATCTTCTGAAACAATGATACCGAAATGATCCCAGCCAGGGTTGAGAAAAAAGTGGCCAGCAGGATGGGGATGAAAACATCAGAAGGATCGGCGGCGCCCAATTGCGCCCGGTAAACCATAATGCTGATAGGAATAATGGTCAGCCCGGAAGCGTTCAGTACCAGGAACATGATCATGGCATTGGAGGCCGTGTCTTTATCCTTGTTAATTTCCTGCAGTTCCGTCATGGCTTTCAGTCCCAACGGGGTAGCCGCATTATCGAGACCCAGAATATTGGCGGCCAGGTTCATCATGATCGAGCCGGTAGCAGGATGGTCTTTCGGGATTTCAGGGAAAAGGCGACGGAATAATGGCCCAACTGCCCTGGACATCAGCGTCACGATGCCGCCTTTCTCTCCGACACGCATCAGGCCCATCCACAGGGTCATGACCCCGGTGAGGCCCAGGGAGATCTCGAAACCGGTCCTGGCCATATCGAAAGTGCTGTTCATCATGGCCGGGAAAATCTCCGTATCGCCAAAGAAAATAAGCCTGGCCAGGCCCAGGATGAAAGCGATGATGAAGAAGGCTATCCAGATGTAGTT from Bacteroidales bacterium includes these protein-coding regions:
- a CDS encoding spore maturation protein codes for the protein MVLNYIWIAFFIIAFILGLARLIFFGDTEIFPAMMNSTFDMARTGFEISLGLTGVMTLWMGLMRVGEKGGIVTLMSRAVGPLFRRLFPEIPKDHPATGSIMMNLAANILGLDNAATPLGLKAMTELQEINKDKDTASNAMIMFLVLNASGLTIIPISIMVYRAQLGAADPSDVFIPILLATFFSTLAGIISVSLFQKINLFNKVILVYLGGFTLLVSGIIWYFSTIPQEQINTISSVSGNLILFIIIVSFIILAFYKKVNVYESFIDGAKDGFLIAVKIIPYLVAILVAVGVFRTSGAMDYLVGGIGKLVAALGVDTGFVNALPTAFMKPLSGSGARGMMVDTMKQFGADSFVGRLSCIFQGAADTTFYIVAVYFGSVSIKKTRYAITCGLIADLAGALAAIFVAYLFF